TGTCGAAATTCCCCGTAGGGCCACACTTTACGTCCGAGTCCTGCAGCGAGTACAATCGCAGTTTTTATTTTCATATTAAAGAATTCCTAATGTCCGCCATGCGATGTGTTGATTCATGAAGTCCGCTAAAAATGCTGGATCGGGTTGAGTGGTATCCAATCGTTTCTCATAAGGGACAACGCCAATTACGGGAATATCCGTCAATTTCTCAATTTCAACCGGGTTTGTTGCTTCGGCGAGTCCTGCTGCTTCAGGCGTATGTCTGTTCAGAACAATACCGGCGATCTGAAGTCCGAACTGCTGCGCGAACGCCACAGTTAACAGTGTATGGTTCAAGGTTCCGAGACCCGCCTGTGCGACAATGAGGACCGGCAATCGCAATCGATTGATGAGATGCGCTACAAGAAAGTCGTCTCGGATGGGAACGGCGATGCCTCCGACACCTTCC
This genomic window from Candidatus Poribacteria bacterium contains:
- the bioD gene encoding dethiobiotin synthase, which gives rise to MIRNNMAHGIFITGTGTEIGKTVIAGGLAASLKQSGTNVGVMKPISSGDTADAQFLKHAAQIDDELASINPIYLRHPLAPSVAARIENREINLSCIETAFTALQQKYGFVIVEGVGGIAVPIRDDFLVAHLINRLRLPVLIVAQAGLGTLNHTLLTVAFAQQFGLQIAGIVLNRHTPEAAGLAEATNPVEIEKLTDIPVIGVVPYEKRLDTTQPDPAFLADFMNQHIAWRTLGIL